A portion of the Halodesulfovibrio aestuarii DSM 17919 = ATCC 29578 genome contains these proteins:
- a CDS encoding DUF502 domain-containing protein, which produces MTATPRKRTLWQHIKYFLRVNLIAGFLFLAPIVVTVFILRTLLKWADSAWKWIPDSMRVLEYLGIPETGTGIILVFIILVFTGLLVRNYVGKIIARTIEKIILKLPGINRFYSATNQLFISVFKSPAKEFKQVVLIEYPRHRLYALAFVTGIAVGEIQRKTEEEVLNVFVPTTPNPTSGFYLMVPQEDTIKLDISVEDAFKILISGGILNPESPELRPRKKSITTTSSD; this is translated from the coding sequence ATGACAGCAACGCCGAGAAAAAGGACACTTTGGCAGCACATAAAATACTTTTTACGTGTTAACCTTATTGCCGGTTTTCTTTTTCTAGCGCCCATTGTTGTAACAGTCTTCATCCTGCGCACCCTCCTTAAATGGGCAGATAGCGCATGGAAATGGATACCGGACTCCATGAGAGTTCTTGAATACTTAGGAATTCCCGAAACCGGAACAGGCATCATACTTGTTTTTATCATCTTAGTTTTCACCGGCTTATTGGTTCGCAACTATGTAGGTAAAATAATAGCACGTACAATTGAAAAAATAATTCTTAAGCTACCGGGGATAAACCGGTTTTATTCTGCCACGAATCAACTTTTCATTAGCGTCTTTAAAAGTCCTGCAAAAGAGTTTAAACAAGTTGTTCTTATTGAATACCCACGCCACAGGCTGTACGCATTGGCGTTTGTTACAGGTATCGCCGTTGGCGAAATTCAACGAAAAACGGAAGAAGAAGTGCTGAACGTTTTTGTTCCCACAACACCAAACCCTACTTCCGGTTTTTACTTGATGGTTCCACAAGAGGACACTATCAAGCTTGATATTTCCGTCGAAGATGCCTTCAAAATTCTCATTTCAGGCGGCATTCTTAATCCTGAATCTCCAGAACTGAGACCTAGAAAAAAATCAATCACAACCACATCATCTGATTAG
- the panC gene encoding pantoate--beta-alanine ligase, with translation MQIVTSPAELQKICLQWRCEGLKVGLVPTMGYFHEGHKNLMRIAREKSDKLVVSLFVNPTQFGANEDLDAYPADHDSDANIARSLGANILFIPEPGSMYAEDHATWVEVPQLAKGLCAISRPTHFRGVSTVVTKLLILTLPEYAVFGEKDWQQLAIIRRLTQDLNLPTTIINGPLIREDDGLAMSSRNAYLTKEERAQAKHINAGIRAGAEAFRQGERDVKQLKAVIREYWEKHLPLGKEDYLEFIDPDSIEPVTTITDKARCAVAVFVGKARLLDNWPFYL, from the coding sequence ATGCAAATAGTTACATCACCTGCTGAATTACAGAAAATATGTCTTCAATGGCGCTGCGAAGGCCTGAAGGTTGGCCTTGTACCTACTATGGGCTACTTTCATGAAGGGCACAAAAACCTCATGCGCATTGCCCGTGAAAAGTCGGACAAACTTGTTGTCAGTCTTTTTGTAAACCCGACCCAGTTCGGTGCAAACGAAGACCTTGACGCCTATCCGGCTGACCACGATAGCGATGCAAATATAGCACGCTCACTAGGCGCAAATATTCTTTTTATTCCAGAACCGGGAAGCATGTATGCCGAAGACCACGCTACATGGGTTGAGGTACCGCAGCTTGCTAAAGGACTGTGCGCTATTAGCCGTCCTACACATTTCAGGGGCGTATCAACCGTTGTAACCAAACTTCTGATACTAACCCTGCCAGAATACGCTGTTTTCGGTGAAAAGGACTGGCAGCAACTTGCAATTATCCGACGCCTGACTCAAGACCTGAACCTTCCGACCACTATTATAAACGGTCCACTTATTCGTGAAGATGACGGACTTGCAATGAGCTCTCGAAACGCTTACCTCACCAAGGAGGAACGCGCACAAGCTAAGCATATTAATGCTGGCATACGGGCTGGTGCAGAAGCGTTCAGACAAGGGGAACGCGATGTTAAACAGCTGAAAGCTGTTATTCGCGAATACTGGGAAAAGCATCTGCCACTGGGCAAAGAAGATTATCTCGAATTTATTGATCCGGATTCTATTGAACCGGTCACAACAATCACCGACAAAGCACGTTGTGCAGTTGCCGTGTTCGTTGGAAAAGCAAGACTGTTAGACAACTGGCCATTCTACCTGTAA
- a CDS encoding RNA recognition motif domain-containing protein: MSKNIYVGNLAWSVGDDDLRDLFQEYGEVISARVIEDRETGRSRGFGFVEMEDNGALEAIDALNGSVHDGRNLKVNEARPRERRPRY; this comes from the coding sequence GTGTCTAAGAACATTTATGTTGGCAACCTTGCCTGGTCTGTTGGTGATGATGATTTGCGTGATCTTTTTCAAGAATACGGTGAAGTTATTTCTGCACGTGTGATTGAAGATCGTGAAACCGGCCGCTCCCGTGGTTTTGGTTTTGTTGAAATGGAAGATAATGGCGCTCTTGAAGCAATTGATGCTCTCAATGGCAGCGTACATGATGGACGTAACCTCAAGGTTAACGAAGCTCGCCCGCGTGAACGTCGTCCTCGCTACTAA
- a CDS encoding substrate-binding periplasmic protein, translating into MLFITEHIPPLAYTHNGTLRGYNADLIKRIWEKMELPEHTIKIQPWPRSVKDFDSNVPTCLFPVGITAQRKQYRYVTTPTAVTVAIITHKKNKKLFDTPSKVKHARICVEKASSILPLLRKLGYTEKNFEFASSFPNNVHKFFKGRAPLIAGGISNILYNYHLIGGTPSDLRVLEIVKQVPNGFLFNNAVPQQFVDDFRKAMEEIVSSGEATEIYNKDMLYYSPSK; encoded by the coding sequence GTGCTTTTTATTACAGAACATATCCCGCCGCTTGCATACACTCATAACGGTACGTTACGAGGGTATAATGCTGACTTAATAAAACGTATCTGGGAAAAGATGGAACTTCCAGAACATACTATAAAGATCCAGCCCTGGCCTCGTTCCGTTAAAGATTTTGACTCTAACGTTCCCACTTGCCTTTTCCCGGTCGGTATCACAGCACAACGGAAACAATACCGATATGTCACTACACCAACAGCTGTTACGGTAGCGATAATTACACATAAAAAAAATAAAAAGCTCTTCGATACACCATCAAAAGTTAAACATGCCCGCATTTGTGTTGAAAAGGCTTCAAGTATTCTGCCGTTATTGCGCAAACTCGGTTATACAGAAAAGAATTTTGAATTCGCTTCAAGCTTTCCCAACAATGTTCACAAATTTTTCAAGGGACGTGCCCCACTCATTGCCGGTGGCATTTCAAACATCCTATACAACTATCATCTCATTGGTGGCACCCCATCAGATCTGCGCGTTCTCGAAATTGTCAAACAAGTACCTAACGGATTCTTATTTAACAATGCAGTTCCGCAGCAATTTGTTGATGATTTTAGAAAAGCCATGGAAGAGATTGTAAGTTCTGGTGAAGCAACAGAGATCTACAATAAAGATATGTTGTATTACTCACCTTCAAAATAA
- a CDS encoding DUF2238 domain-containing protein — protein MSRIFTAQNFPFILAVVFIFFFGIMGIAPVSREVWVAEVIPVAGIFLLLCITFPLFRFSNISYGLMAVWLFWHTIGGHYTFAGVPFEWVTDLLGFERNHFDRIGHFAVGFYAYPIAELFVRRKLAGPIVTTLFALFSIMSVAAAYEIVEWQYAVIEGGKSGLEFLGSQGDVWDAQKDMLADTLGALATLILFWVFGKRWGSRG, from the coding sequence ATGAGTCGGATTTTTACTGCACAGAATTTTCCATTTATTCTTGCCGTAGTTTTTATTTTTTTCTTTGGTATAATGGGCATCGCGCCTGTATCAAGAGAAGTGTGGGTAGCTGAGGTTATCCCTGTTGCCGGAATTTTTCTTTTGCTTTGTATCACCTTTCCGCTTTTTAGATTTTCAAACATTTCGTACGGCCTAATGGCGGTCTGGTTGTTTTGGCATACCATTGGTGGGCATTACACCTTTGCAGGTGTTCCTTTTGAGTGGGTGACAGATTTATTGGGGTTTGAACGTAATCATTTTGATAGGATAGGGCATTTTGCTGTTGGGTTTTATGCGTATCCGATTGCAGAACTGTTTGTTCGGAGAAAGTTGGCCGGTCCAATTGTGACAACTCTTTTTGCCTTATTCAGCATTATGTCCGTTGCGGCGGCGTATGAGATTGTGGAATGGCAATATGCCGTAATTGAGGGGGGCAAGTCCGGTCTTGAATTCTTAGGCAGTCAGGGTGACGTCTGGGATGCTCAAAAGGATATGCTCGCAGATACGCTTGGAGCATTAGCGACACTGATTCTTTTTTGGGTGTTCGGAAAACGGTGGGGTAGTCGGGGGTAA
- a CDS encoding permease — MKPLEFTPPKQKEEKCCCSTSGQTPDNSGEFAAKAFGTPQKENEVPINPFASPCACGSAPVQDKKARFSLSFYGIVGTVVLIGWGLLYSQLPSIADALTGMVPGVTAGSHLSESIRFFLYDTPKILLLLSLVVFAVGILRTWITPERSRKYLSGKESLGNVIAACVGIVTPFCSCSAVPLFLGFVAAGIPLGVTFSFLIAAPMVNEIALVLLYGLFGFKVAALYLVTGVTIAVIAGWVLGKMKLENLLEPWVRQIRDDGSNKSPVYPSFAHRLDFAWDSVVDILSKTWLYIVIGIAVGAGIHGYVPEGAMASIMGKDAWWSVPAAVAIGVPMYASAAGIIPIVSALLGKGAALGTALAFMMSVVALSLPEMVILRKVLSIKLISIYVAIVASGILLVGFLFNIVI; from the coding sequence ATGAAACCACTGGAATTCACCCCACCAAAACAAAAAGAAGAAAAATGCTGCTGCTCCACATCTGGCCAAACTCCAGATAACAGCGGAGAGTTCGCAGCCAAAGCATTCGGTACTCCCCAAAAGGAAAACGAAGTGCCAATAAACCCATTTGCATCACCATGCGCTTGCGGTTCCGCTCCCGTACAGGATAAAAAAGCACGTTTTTCACTTTCCTTCTACGGTATTGTCGGAACAGTTGTCCTGATAGGATGGGGGTTACTCTACTCCCAGTTACCAAGCATTGCGGACGCCCTTACAGGTATGGTTCCCGGCGTTACTGCTGGCAGCCATCTCTCAGAATCAATCCGGTTCTTCTTATATGATACTCCAAAAATTCTGCTGTTACTAAGCCTGGTAGTTTTCGCAGTAGGTATTCTTCGCACATGGATTACACCGGAACGCAGCCGCAAATACCTTAGCGGAAAAGAGTCTCTTGGCAATGTTATTGCGGCATGTGTAGGTATTGTCACACCTTTCTGTTCCTGCTCTGCGGTACCGCTCTTTTTAGGGTTTGTTGCAGCAGGCATTCCGCTTGGCGTGACATTCTCATTCCTTATTGCAGCGCCGATGGTGAACGAAATTGCACTGGTTTTACTGTACGGTTTATTCGGATTCAAAGTTGCAGCCTTATACCTTGTCACTGGCGTTACCATCGCAGTTATTGCGGGATGGGTACTCGGAAAAATGAAGCTGGAGAACTTGCTGGAACCATGGGTTCGCCAAATTCGTGATGACGGTAGCAACAAGTCCCCGGTATACCCAAGCTTTGCTCACCGCTTAGATTTCGCATGGGATTCTGTTGTAGATATTCTGAGCAAAACATGGCTGTACATTGTTATTGGTATCGCAGTTGGAGCAGGTATCCACGGTTATGTTCCAGAAGGTGCCATGGCTTCCATCATGGGCAAAGACGCATGGTGGAGTGTTCCTGCTGCAGTCGCCATTGGTGTACCAATGTATGCCAGCGCTGCAGGTATCATCCCGATTGTTTCTGCATTGCTGGGTAAAGGTGCGGCGCTGGGTACCGCGTTAGCTTTTATGATGTCCGTTGTGGCGCTCAGTCTTCCTGAAATGGTTATTCTTAGAAAAGTGCTCAGCATAAAGCTCATCTCTATTTATGTAGCTATTGTTGCTTCCGGCATCCTGCTTGTGGGCTTCTTATTTAACATTGTTATTTAG
- a CDS encoding ArsR/SmtB family transcription factor, whose protein sequence is MDNFIRITKALSDPTRVRILGLLLDGEVCVCNIARVVGVAQPTVSRHLKQCTDAGLTIGRKAGGWTHYRLATDSTDIYISTFLELLQQAVKTDDEFMALQENLQTLKKATTIL, encoded by the coding sequence ATGGATAACTTCATTAGAATTACAAAGGCACTATCTGATCCCACACGAGTTCGTATACTTGGGTTACTGCTCGATGGAGAAGTTTGCGTATGCAACATTGCGAGAGTTGTGGGCGTGGCACAACCTACAGTTTCGCGTCATTTAAAACAGTGCACCGATGCCGGATTGACCATCGGGCGCAAGGCTGGCGGATGGACGCATTATCGCCTCGCAACAGACAGCACTGACATTTATATTTCAACGTTTTTAGAGTTGCTGCAGCAAGCTGTAAAAACAGACGACGAATTTATGGCATTACAGGAAAATTTACAGACCTTGAAAAAGGCAACAACCATTCTTTAA
- a CDS encoding HD domain-containing protein has product MTACDPQVNLQGREKLTRLADFLFEAGMLRKTPRSGYQFLGSGSENVAEHSFRTAIVGFVLANEAGADPVHTAMMCLFHDFHEARIGDFNYVNRIYNTSDPKAAFEHALEGTGLESLVLPYWDELEEAESPESKLAQDADQIDLILNLKEEFDLGNKYAGKWIQGALPRLRTEVGRELAQRITETDHTDWWYKGPDRSWWARKNGKKKAE; this is encoded by the coding sequence ATGACAGCCTGTGATCCTCAGGTAAATTTACAAGGACGTGAGAAGCTTACCCGACTCGCTGACTTTTTGTTTGAAGCGGGTATGTTGCGCAAGACTCCGCGTAGTGGGTATCAGTTTTTGGGTTCCGGCAGCGAGAACGTTGCAGAGCATTCTTTTAGAACAGCCATTGTTGGTTTTGTTCTTGCTAATGAAGCAGGAGCAGACCCTGTTCATACGGCAATGATGTGTCTGTTCCATGATTTTCATGAGGCTCGAATTGGCGACTTCAACTACGTAAACCGTATTTACAATACTAGCGACCCAAAAGCGGCATTTGAACATGCGCTGGAAGGAACCGGGCTTGAGTCTCTGGTTTTGCCGTACTGGGATGAGCTGGAAGAAGCGGAATCTCCAGAATCGAAACTTGCTCAGGATGCAGACCAGATTGACCTTATCCTGAATCTTAAGGAAGAGTTTGATTTAGGTAATAAGTACGCAGGGAAGTGGATACAGGGCGCCTTGCCGCGTCTGCGTACAGAAGTAGGTCGTGAACTTGCTCAACGTATCACTGAAACAGACCACACGGACTGGTGGTACAAAGGTCCTGACAGAAGTTGGTGGGCACGTAAGAACGGTAAAAAAAAAGCTGAGTAA
- a CDS encoding YeiH family protein, whose protein sequence is MAEQNKQPDVVVDKGHASWSDLIKLEDYWAIWLGFAILVIGLIIYLPNEPKNLHTTIAASNAIMELEANKAPFKTIEYYKAADAKNLKATSSSIAKIIKKFQSKPHGWSTNLLDTFFMDSKRAGDKKSAAVIKYEKAKQAAAEALETATIAQKAAAEASFSNAELNQKASDAISDWRNKKFAAGKAKKKTKVTAYNQITWLILLYIVLGIFFAIGRGAMGHSPVKFFIGFFFVFAVATLAYVAAQQSTMKGLGIGYAAWAILFGLLISNTIGTPKWVMPAVQTEYFIKTGLVLLGAEVLFSKIVAIGIPGIFVAWVVTPIVLISTFIFGQKVVKMPSKTLNIVISADMSVCGVSAAIATAAACRAKKEELTLSVGLSLVFTSIMMILMPAFIKAVDMPFILGGAWMGGTIDATGAVAAAGAFLSQKALYVAATIKMIQNVLIGITAFGVAIYWCARVDCTPGRSVSAWEIWYRFPKFVLGFLAASVLFSWIYASMGPDVGYAMVDHGVIRGFSKAFRGWFFCLAFVSIGLATNFRELGHYFKGGKPLILYVCGQTFNLMLTLTMAYIMFYVVFPEITAKI, encoded by the coding sequence ATGGCAGAACAAAACAAACAACCAGATGTTGTTGTTGATAAAGGACATGCCAGTTGGTCTGACTTAATCAAACTTGAAGACTATTGGGCTATATGGCTTGGTTTTGCTATTCTGGTCATCGGTCTCATTATTTATCTACCTAATGAACCAAAGAATTTACACACAACTATTGCAGCGTCTAACGCAATTATGGAGCTGGAAGCGAACAAAGCACCATTTAAAACTATTGAATATTACAAGGCTGCGGACGCAAAGAACTTAAAAGCAACGTCCTCTTCTATTGCAAAAATAATTAAAAAATTCCAAAGCAAACCACATGGCTGGTCTACTAATCTGCTTGACACATTCTTTATGGATAGCAAACGGGCCGGGGATAAAAAATCCGCCGCTGTTATTAAGTACGAAAAAGCTAAACAAGCTGCTGCAGAAGCTCTCGAAACAGCAACTATTGCGCAGAAAGCTGCTGCTGAAGCAAGCTTTAGCAATGCAGAGCTAAACCAGAAAGCGTCAGACGCAATCAGTGATTGGCGCAACAAAAAATTTGCAGCAGGTAAAGCTAAAAAGAAAACAAAAGTAACAGCATACAACCAGATTACATGGCTTATTCTGCTGTATATTGTTCTCGGTATCTTCTTTGCTATTGGCCGCGGAGCTATGGGACACAGCCCTGTTAAGTTCTTCATTGGCTTCTTCTTCGTTTTCGCAGTTGCCACACTCGCATATGTAGCAGCACAGCAAAGTACCATGAAAGGACTTGGTATCGGATACGCAGCATGGGCAATACTATTCGGCCTTCTCATCTCGAACACAATAGGTACCCCCAAGTGGGTAATGCCTGCCGTTCAAACAGAGTATTTTATCAAAACCGGACTTGTTCTTCTGGGTGCGGAAGTACTCTTCAGTAAAATCGTAGCGATTGGTATCCCCGGTATTTTCGTAGCATGGGTGGTAACACCGATTGTGCTCATTTCCACATTCATTTTCGGTCAGAAAGTGGTAAAAATGCCATCGAAAACACTGAATATAGTTATCTCTGCAGATATGTCCGTTTGTGGTGTTTCCGCAGCTATTGCCACCGCAGCAGCCTGTCGTGCTAAAAAAGAAGAGCTCACCCTTTCAGTTGGTCTTTCTCTGGTATTCACATCCATCATGATGATACTTATGCCTGCATTCATTAAAGCTGTAGACATGCCATTCATTCTCGGTGGTGCCTGGATGGGTGGTACAATCGATGCCACAGGCGCAGTAGCCGCAGCTGGTGCTTTCCTTTCACAAAAAGCACTGTACGTTGCTGCAACTATTAAAATGATCCAGAACGTGCTTATCGGCATAACAGCATTCGGTGTTGCTATTTACTGGTGCGCCCGCGTTGATTGTACCCCTGGCCGTTCTGTAAGCGCATGGGAAATATGGTACCGGTTCCCAAAATTTGTGCTCGGCTTCCTTGCCGCATCCGTATTATTCTCTTGGATTTACGCATCGATGGGGCCGGATGTTGGCTACGCAATGGTTGACCATGGTGTAATCCGCGGCTTCTCAAAAGCTTTCCGTGGCTGGTTCTTCTGCCTCGCCTTCGTATCCATCGGTCTTGCGACAAACTTCCGAGAGCTTGGTCATTACTTTAAAGGCGGCAAACCGCTGATCCTGTATGTCTGCGGTCAGACCTTCAACCTTATGCTTACACTGACAATGGCGTACATTATGTTCTACGTGGTATTCCCTGAAATCACTGCGAAGATCTAA
- a CDS encoding YcaO-like family protein, with product MSSPMKYKFNLSDTVGTVGYVSCEPPADMTFDEALAYLEEHPLDDFMHKHLLTTIRTFDQKKFKTLLNTAVKEYTVIKPVLAALLYETCLLYGKFSKLLALFPNDATEQLQEHTPLIYIRWYKREDKYDHIAWITKFKENIHEHRMLPLPDVAEDFDLPMLYEPNTEEFITAATIREELLKTPYDTPWTRPPAQDTTELALKRLNQTPLFADVEMRHIASLSPIALLRRWNIDLTVKNGALDYTLQGHATSYGRGLALVDARVGLTMEIVERSSSFVSFDHTGVLNSLKEHPLTHARYSELMAQGITAFDPNLLSLEVPYEDEKLYWIEGHTPKLNGEGYEPILVPVQMVYMFCNLDEISLFSSPGSTGLASGNILEEAKVAALMEIFERDAEATKPFNKKECFILTTEDQKLNMLLNDYAARGVHVMFQDITTEFGIPCYYAFVMGKRGEVYRGTGSGLDGRKAIVSALTETPYPYPQSPPSAPALHGIETRKQGELPDVSMEDPIRNLQMLEKMLIANNRRPVYVELARKDLQFPVVKALIPNMELTADFDSFTRVSHRLFTNYLRMEE from the coding sequence ATGTCGTCACCAATGAAATACAAATTTAATCTTTCTGACACAGTAGGCACTGTTGGATACGTTTCCTGTGAACCGCCAGCAGATATGACCTTTGATGAAGCACTCGCATATCTTGAAGAGCACCCGCTTGACGATTTTATGCACAAACACCTGCTCACAACCATCCGGACATTTGATCAAAAAAAGTTCAAAACCCTACTTAACACAGCAGTAAAAGAGTACACTGTCATTAAGCCTGTTCTTGCGGCACTACTCTACGAAACATGTTTGCTGTACGGTAAATTTTCCAAATTGCTTGCGTTGTTTCCAAACGATGCCACAGAACAATTACAGGAACATACTCCTCTTATATATATCCGTTGGTATAAACGCGAAGACAAATACGACCATATTGCATGGATTACCAAATTTAAAGAAAACATTCACGAACATAGAATGCTACCCTTACCGGATGTTGCAGAAGATTTCGATCTTCCGATGCTTTATGAACCAAACACTGAGGAATTCATAACCGCCGCAACAATTCGTGAGGAACTGCTGAAGACACCATATGACACCCCGTGGACTCGCCCCCCTGCTCAGGACACAACAGAGCTCGCACTCAAAAGGTTAAACCAAACGCCACTGTTTGCTGATGTTGAAATGCGTCATATCGCATCTCTGTCACCAATTGCTCTTCTGCGCCGCTGGAATATTGATCTTACCGTTAAAAACGGAGCTCTGGACTACACCCTGCAAGGCCATGCCACATCATACGGCCGTGGACTTGCCCTCGTAGACGCACGGGTCGGTCTGACCATGGAAATTGTAGAGCGCTCTTCTTCATTTGTTTCTTTTGACCACACAGGTGTACTTAACTCGCTGAAAGAGCATCCCCTTACACATGCCAGGTATTCAGAACTTATGGCTCAGGGAATAACAGCATTTGACCCTAATTTACTTTCTCTTGAAGTCCCATACGAAGATGAAAAGCTCTACTGGATAGAGGGCCATACACCAAAGCTTAATGGAGAAGGATACGAGCCTATCCTCGTACCAGTCCAGATGGTGTACATGTTCTGTAACTTAGATGAAATATCACTCTTCTCTTCACCGGGATCAACAGGCCTTGCTTCGGGAAACATCCTTGAAGAAGCTAAGGTTGCAGCGCTTATGGAAATTTTTGAACGCGACGCAGAAGCAACAAAACCATTCAATAAAAAAGAATGCTTTATCCTCACCACGGAAGACCAAAAGCTCAATATGCTGCTAAACGACTACGCAGCACGCGGCGTTCATGTCATGTTTCAGGACATCACAACTGAATTCGGTATCCCCTGCTACTATGCATTTGTCATGGGCAAACGCGGCGAAGTATACCGTGGTACAGGATCTGGTTTAGATGGCAGAAAGGCCATTGTATCTGCCTTAACAGAAACCCCATACCCATATCCGCAAAGCCCGCCGTCTGCACCAGCACTTCACGGCATCGAAACACGAAAACAGGGAGAGCTTCCTGACGTTTCTATGGAAGACCCTATCCGCAACTTACAGATGCTTGAAAAAATGCTCATCGCGAATAACAGGCGTCCTGTCTATGTTGAACTTGCGCGAAAAGACCTCCAGTTCCCAGTGGTCAAGGCGCTCATTCCAAACATGGAGCTAACAGCAGATTTCGACTCATTCACCCGCGTGAGTCACAGGCTGTTTACTAACTATCTGCGTATGGAAGAGTAA
- a CDS encoding deoxyribonuclease IV — MPYFGAHMSIAGGLEKAVERIMRVSGTALQIFSKNQRQWKSKPLEQKQIDAFLGACAEWGNYPIAAHDSYLINLGSPKEEGVEKSVAAFTHELERAEQLNIPYVVMHPGAHLGGGVEESLERVAKNLDRALVESRTNRVMVLLENTAGQGTTLGRSFEELAAILQSSAKADRLGVCIDTCHAYAAGYDLATEEGYAATFAEFETVVGMNRLKFMHINDSKGALGSHLDRHDHIGQGLLGEETFARLVNDPRFIDLPMVLETPKGEDLAEDIKNLEVLYRLRIA, encoded by the coding sequence ATGCCATATTTTGGTGCCCATATGTCTATTGCGGGTGGGTTGGAAAAAGCTGTTGAGCGTATAATGCGTGTGAGCGGAACGGCCTTACAGATATTCTCGAAAAATCAACGGCAGTGGAAATCCAAGCCGTTGGAGCAAAAACAGATAGATGCATTTCTTGGAGCTTGCGCAGAGTGGGGGAACTATCCGATTGCGGCGCATGATTCGTATCTTATCAATCTGGGTTCTCCGAAAGAGGAGGGGGTGGAGAAGTCTGTTGCAGCGTTTACACATGAGCTTGAGCGCGCAGAGCAACTAAATATTCCATATGTTGTGATGCACCCCGGTGCCCATCTGGGAGGCGGAGTTGAAGAATCCTTAGAACGGGTTGCAAAAAATCTGGATAGAGCATTGGTTGAGTCCCGTACCAATCGCGTCATGGTGTTATTGGAAAATACAGCAGGGCAAGGTACGACGCTCGGGCGATCTTTTGAAGAGCTAGCTGCTATTTTACAGAGTTCTGCTAAGGCTGATAGGCTTGGCGTGTGTATTGATACTTGTCATGCATATGCCGCTGGATATGATCTTGCGACAGAAGAAGGATATGCGGCGACATTTGCAGAGTTTGAAACAGTTGTCGGTATGAACCGGCTGAAATTTATGCACATTAATGACTCTAAAGGTGCGTTGGGGAGTCATCTTGATAGACATGACCACATCGGGCAGGGATTATTGGGAGAGGAAACTTTTGCACGTTTAGTAAATGATCCAAGATTTATTGATTTACCTATGGTGCTTGAAACTCCTAAAGGAGAGGACCTTGCTGAAGATATAAAAAATCTGGAGGTACTGTACCGATTACGTATCGCATAG
- a CDS encoding YgjV family protein, producing the protein MMSVFVISQMLVGVALVFDLLSFQFKNRKYILHAIAAACFFMAVHFLLLEQWTATVLMGVSGARYAVSGYTTERRWMYFFCILAVAGTLWTYAGLVSILSFGATFVLTLAAFSKTDKRLREVTFFGVALWIVHNIVVWSPSAIALESFFLMSNVVGYYRYYIRPTRSDLVLEQD; encoded by the coding sequence ATGATGTCTGTATTCGTCATTTCACAAATGCTTGTTGGCGTAGCACTCGTTTTTGATCTTCTGTCTTTCCAATTTAAAAATAGGAAATATATTCTACACGCTATTGCTGCTGCATGTTTTTTTATGGCCGTACATTTTTTACTTCTTGAGCAATGGACAGCAACAGTACTGATGGGGGTATCCGGAGCCCGTTATGCTGTGAGCGGATATACAACCGAACGTAGATGGATGTATTTTTTCTGTATCCTTGCAGTGGCAGGCACCCTGTGGACATACGCAGGCTTGGTCAGCATTCTTAGCTTTGGAGCAACCTTTGTGCTCACTCTTGCAGCCTTTTCCAAAACAGATAAACGCCTGCGCGAGGTTACATTTTTTGGAGTAGCGCTGTGGATTGTACATAATATTGTTGTCTGGTCACCATCAGCTATCGCGCTGGAAAGCTTTTTTCTCATGAGTAACGTTGTTGGTTATTATCGGTATTACATTCGTCCCACGAGATCTGATTTGGTTTTAGAACAGGACTAG